A DNA window from Desulfobacterales bacterium contains the following coding sequences:
- the gpt gene encoding xanthine phosphoribosyltransferase codes for MQATQTRYTKTFPISWEQLHRDSKALAWRLVDMQAWKGIVTITRGGLVPASIIARELEIRLVDTVCVSSYDGRDQGSSSILKSVDIDSEDWLLVDDLVDTGQTARLVREMMPKAHFATVYAKPEGRPLVDTFITEVSQDTWILFPWDTESQFVQPIVDIKQDQP; via the coding sequence ATGCAAGCGACTCAAACGCGTTACACGAAGACATTCCCCATATCCTGGGAACAGCTGCATCGGGATTCCAAGGCGTTGGCCTGGCGTCTGGTGGATATGCAGGCCTGGAAAGGCATCGTTACCATTACCCGGGGCGGTCTGGTGCCGGCGTCCATCATTGCGCGCGAGTTGGAAATTCGCCTGGTGGATACCGTCTGTGTTTCCAGTTACGATGGTCGCGATCAGGGCTCAAGCTCGATATTAAAATCGGTGGATATCGACAGCGAGGACTGGCTGCTGGTGGATGATCTGGTGGATACCGGCCAGACGGCCCGTCTGGTCCGGGAGATGATGCCCAAAGCGCACTTTGCCACCGTCTACGCCAAGCCCGAGGGGCGGCCGCTGGTTGACACCTTTATCACCGAGGTCAGCCAGGATACCTGGATTTTGTTTCCTTGGGATACCGAATCCCAATTTGTACAGCCCATCGTGGATATCAAACAGGACCAGCCATAA